In Clostridium swellfunianum, a genomic segment contains:
- a CDS encoding NAD(P)H-hydrate dehydratase, with protein sequence MKLATGMVMKEIDNYCIGDLKLPGIVLMENAALKVVGNLDLKNINCFAVVCGKGNNGGDGFAIARHLVVLEKKVEVFLIGTKEGMSEDCLTNYNILLNMGVNITKINNVEDVNELRDAAARCEVTIDALFGTGLSKNVDGIYDMVISVINENSSYILSVDVPSGFNSDTGKIMGNSIKANKTVTFQLYKKGFLSYGSDKYTGEVIVEAIGVPQWVVDKFHENEFIVDRQMVKEKLQVRDKYAHKGDYGRVLIAAGSKGFTGAAYICAESAVRSGAGLVTLCCSEDIQPVLSAKLVEAMTITFKERNRLKEAVEKCSAIAIGPGMGNNEETLEGVRYALKNSSCPVVIDADGINVLKDNLELIKNRENKVVLTPHLGEMSRITGLSIDYIKQNRIEVSQQFAKEYGVVVLLKGYNTVITDGTITMINPTGNSSMASGGMGDCLTGIIGSFIGQGYNPLEAAYLAAYVHGYAGDKLSEKMFCVNAEHVIENIPYVIKELQQ encoded by the coding sequence ATGAAGCTGGCAACAGGAATGGTAATGAAGGAAATAGATAATTACTGCATAGGAGATTTAAAGCTGCCAGGTATTGTTTTGATGGAGAATGCAGCTCTTAAGGTTGTTGGTAATCTTGATTTGAAAAATATTAACTGCTTTGCTGTAGTTTGTGGAAAGGGCAATAACGGAGGAGATGGCTTTGCAATTGCAAGACATCTAGTAGTATTAGAAAAAAAGGTAGAAGTTTTTTTAATTGGCACAAAGGAAGGCATGAGTGAGGACTGCTTAACCAACTATAATATACTTTTAAATATGGGTGTAAATATTACAAAAATAAATAATGTTGAGGATGTAAATGAGCTTAGAGATGCCGCTGCAAGATGTGAAGTAACAATAGATGCTTTGTTTGGAACAGGACTAAGCAAAAATGTTGACGGAATATATGATATGGTTATTTCTGTGATAAATGAAAACAGCAGCTATATCCTATCGGTAGATGTGCCTTCAGGCTTTAACAGCGATACGGGAAAAATTATGGGTAATTCCATTAAGGCAAATAAAACTGTCACCTTTCAGCTTTATAAAAAGGGCTTTTTAAGCTATGGCAGCGATAAATATACAGGTGAGGTAATTGTTGAAGCCATTGGTGTTCCGCAGTGGGTTGTAGATAAGTTTCATGAGAATGAATTTATAGTAGATAGACAAATGGTAAAAGAAAAGCTTCAGGTTAGGGATAAGTATGCTCATAAGGGCGACTACGGAAGAGTTTTGATTGCTGCAGGTTCAAAGGGCTTTACCGGTGCGGCTTATATATGTGCAGAATCTGCCGTAAGAAGCGGTGCAGGGCTTGTTACTTTATGCTGCAGCGAAGATATTCAGCCTGTATTAAGCGCTAAATTAGTTGAAGCAATGACTATAACCTTTAAGGAAAGAAACAGATTGAAAGAAGCTGTTGAAAAATGCAGCGCTATTGCAATTGGGCCAGGAATGGGAAACAATGAAGAAACCCTTGAGGGTGTTAGATATGCTCTTAAAAATTCCTCATGTCCTGTAGTGATTGATGCAGATGGCATAAATGTTTTAAAGGATAATCTTGAGCTTATAAAAAACAGAGAAAACAAGGTGGTTTTAACACCCCACTTAGGCGAGATGTCAAGGATAACTGGCTTATCCATTGATTATATTAAGCAAAACAGAATTGAGGTTTCCCAGCAGTTTGCTAAAGAGTATGGAGTTGTTGTTTTGCTTAAAGGCTACAACACAGTGATAACTGATGGAACTATTACAATGATAAATCCAACAGGAAACAGTTCCATGGCTTCTGGCGGCATGGGAGATTGTTTAACTGGAATAATAGGTTCCTTTATTGGTCAAGGCTATAATCCATTGGAAGCAGCCTATCTTGCAGCCTATGTTCATGGCTATGCTGGAGATAAGCTTTCTGAGAAGATGTTTTGTGTTAATGCAGAACACGTAATTGAAAATATACCTTATGTGATTAAAGAACTGCAGCAGTAA
- a CDS encoding CopG family ribbon-helix-helix protein, with amino-acid sequence MAGSKKLVVNLTETLNNEFNQALEEDSKKRSEFIREAIILYIEEKKRLKLIDQMRKGYMEMAQLNLEIAEMGFANDVDELKKYEAKLAESDFPNDNSSEKRRYILC; translated from the coding sequence ATGGCAGGATCGAAAAAACTTGTAGTTAACCTCACTGAAACATTAAATAATGAATTTAATCAGGCTCTTGAAGAAGATTCTAAAAAAAGAAGTGAATTTATTCGAGAGGCTATAATACTATATATTGAGGAGAAAAAGAGACTCAAACTTATTGACCAGATGCGAAAGGGATATATGGAGATGGCTCAGCTTAATCTAGAAATTGCAGAAATGGGCTTTGCAAATGATGTAGATGAGTTAAAAAAGTATGAAGCGAAGCTTGCGGAGAGTGATTTTCCTAATGACAACAGTAGTGAAAAGAGGAGATATATTCTATGCTGA
- a CDS encoding YitT family protein, whose protein sequence is MKRFREYILITIGFILVALSLQLFLVPNKIAAGGVSGIAIIINSVFPVLEVGALMLIMNVILFIVAFIVIGNKFGGKSIYASLGLSGTIWIMDKFNVSSYVLTKDLLLASIFGTLLGGMGMAMVFNQNASTGGTDILAKILNKFFHLDIGKALLSVDFIVTLFAAVTFGADVAMYALLCVIINGFVIDNIIEGINTSKEIMVISSKINEISKYIIEELDRGCTILHGTGGFSSKKTDILYTVLQRKQFIKLKKFIKEVDSRAFITVSESHEVLGEGFKDILADE, encoded by the coding sequence ATGAAAAGGTTTAGAGAATACATACTTATTACTATTGGCTTTATACTTGTAGCGCTTTCGCTGCAGCTTTTTCTCGTGCCAAACAAGATAGCCGCTGGAGGAGTATCAGGAATTGCAATTATCATAAACAGTGTCTTTCCTGTTCTTGAGGTTGGTGCTTTAATGCTTATAATGAACGTGATACTATTTATTGTTGCTTTCATAGTTATAGGAAATAAATTTGGCGGAAAAAGCATATATGCCAGCTTAGGTTTATCGGGAACCATATGGATAATGGATAAATTTAATGTATCTAGTTATGTTCTTACGAAAGATTTATTGCTTGCCTCAATTTTCGGAACCCTGCTTGGGGGAATGGGCATGGCTATGGTGTTTAACCAAAATGCTTCAACCGGCGGTACCGATATATTAGCAAAAATATTAAATAAGTTTTTTCATTTAGATATTGGTAAGGCTTTGCTGTCAGTGGATTTTATAGTAACGCTGTTTGCAGCAGTTACCTTTGGAGCGGATGTAGCAATGTATGCGCTGCTTTGCGTAATAATAAACGGTTTTGTTATAGATAATATTATTGAAGGTATAAATACTTCTAAGGAAATTATGGTTATTAGCTCTAAGATTAATGAAATAAGCAAATACATAATAGAAGAGCTTGATAGAGGCTGCACCATTCTTCATGGTACAGGCGGCTTCAGTTCAAAGAAAACGGACATATTATATACAGTGCTTCAGAGAAAGCAGTTTATAAAGCTTAAAAAATTTATAAAGGAAGTAGACAGCAGAGCCTTTATAACCGTAAGTGAATCCCACGAGGTGCTGGGAGAAGGCTTTAAGGATATACTGGCGGATGAGTAA
- a CDS encoding Uma2 family endonuclease, whose translation MLPQRKRYTYDEFLEITKDIDRAEFIDGEIIMQATPTAQHQSIVLNIASEFRSFFLGKSCKPFIAPFDIILQDGTEEIKRVQPDISIICEHNLINENQFKGVPSLIVEVVSPSNASDDYVKKLNLYMKFGVEEYWIVSPKNRTVQIFNLENGVYGEPKIYFEKDIVKSSIFEDLSIGLKSIFE comes from the coding sequence ATGTTGCCACAAAGAAAAAGATATACTTATGATGAATTTTTAGAAATTACTAAAGATATAGATCGAGCAGAATTTATTGATGGTGAAATAATTATGCAAGCTACGCCTACGGCTCAGCATCAAAGCATAGTGTTAAATATTGCAAGTGAATTTAGAAGCTTCTTCTTAGGCAAAAGTTGCAAGCCGTTTATAGCTCCTTTTGATATAATTCTTCAAGATGGGACTGAAGAGATAAAGAGAGTGCAGCCAGATATAAGTATAATATGTGAACACAATCTAATCAATGAAAATCAGTTTAAAGGAGTACCAAGTCTTATTGTGGAGGTGGTTTCACCTTCAAACGCATCTGATGATTATGTTAAGAAGTTAAATCTGTATATGAAATTTGGAGTAGAGGAATATTGGATCGTAAGCCCCAAAAATAGGACGGTCCAAATATTTAATTTAGAAAACGGAGTGTATGGAGAGCCTAAAATATATTTTGAAAAGGATATTGTTAAATCAAGTATCTTTGAAGATTTATCTATAGGGCTTAAAAGTATTTTTGAATAA
- a CDS encoding type II toxin-antitoxin system PemK/MazF family toxin, with the protein MTTVVKRGDIFYADLSPVVGSEQGGIRPVIIIQNDVGNKYSPTVIVAAITSQINKAKLPTHVEISSEEYGLNKDSVVLLEQIRTLDKRRLKEKIGHMTDSDMKKVDEALSISVGLQ; encoded by the coding sequence ATGACAACAGTAGTGAAAAGAGGAGATATATTCTATGCTGATTTGAGCCCAGTAGTAGGCTCTGAACAAGGCGGAATAAGACCAGTCATCATAATACAAAATGATGTAGGTAACAAATACAGTCCTACAGTAATTGTCGCTGCAATTACTTCACAGATAAATAAGGCAAAACTTCCAACACACGTGGAAATCTCCTCAGAGGAATATGGATTGAACAAGGATTCAGTAGTTTTGCTGGAACAGATTAGAACTCTAGATAAAAGAAGACTAAAGGAAAAAATAGGTCATATGACCGATAGTGACATGAAGAAGGTTGATGAAGCACTTTCTATAAGTGTTGGGTTGCAATAG
- a CDS encoding YmaF family protein, whose translation MYSQASPNQYNYHNSYCSCEKPRKCQSHVHEYLGSTRIAEEREDPHNHRFAGVTSQAIPRGDSHVHRLLGNSDFYENHHHEVGATTGPAIPVGNGRHVHYVCGRTTLDDGHVHEFIFTTLIEDPIGD comes from the coding sequence ATGTATTCACAAGCATCACCTAATCAATATAATTATCATAATTCCTATTGCAGCTGTGAAAAGCCTAGGAAGTGCCAGTCTCACGTACACGAATATCTAGGAAGTACGAGAATTGCCGAAGAAAGGGAAGACCCACACAACCACCGTTTCGCTGGAGTTACAAGCCAAGCAATACCAAGAGGTGATAGCCATGTTCACCGACTTTTAGGAAACTCAGATTTTTATGAAAACCACCACCATGAAGTTGGAGCTACAACAGGCCCGGCTATACCTGTAGGTAATGGTAGACATGTACACTATGTTTGTGGAAGAACCACTTTAGATGATGGGCATGTGCATGAATTTATCTTTACAACACTAATTGAAGATCCTATTGGAGATTAA
- a CDS encoding germination lipoprotein GerS-related protein, whose amino-acid sequence MSRKLLILFAVFIGMAALLSSCKSGQRDPNDILYFLKELDSYSTDFVMETKNDKQTINQEGKQFYNKQQGYRLELGQDRIFIHKPDKIYVQDVKNNFKYTLDKEFNSGYKITFINEYINLLYTNEEIKIDFKDVEGKKYQLIELLIPGGNKDTAKAVMYVEVKTRLPEWVIVYDEKENERIKITYKNFQANPELKTELFKVE is encoded by the coding sequence ATGAGTAGAAAATTATTAATACTATTTGCTGTATTTATTGGAATGGCTGCTTTGCTTTCAAGCTGTAAAAGTGGACAAAGAGATCCTAACGATATTTTATATTTCTTAAAGGAATTGGACAGTTACAGCACCGATTTTGTTATGGAAACAAAAAATGACAAGCAGACTATAAACCAAGAAGGAAAGCAGTTTTATAATAAACAACAAGGCTATCGCTTAGAACTTGGACAAGATAGAATTTTCATTCATAAGCCAGATAAAATATATGTACAAGATGTCAAAAATAACTTTAAATATACTTTGGACAAGGAGTTTAACAGCGGCTATAAAATAACCTTTATAAATGAGTACATAAATCTTTTATATACTAACGAAGAGATAAAAATTGATTTTAAAGATGTTGAAGGAAAAAAGTATCAGCTGATAGAATTATTGATACCAGGCGGAAACAAAGATACAGCTAAGGCTGTTATGTATGTAGAGGTTAAAACTCGCTTGCCTGAATGGGTAATTGTATATGATGAAAAAGAAAATGAAAGAATAAAGATAACTTATAAAAATTTTCAAGCAAACCCAGAACTTAAGACTGAATTATTTAAGGTAGAATAA
- the alr gene encoding alanine racemase encodes MFRHLRPVWAEVDLDRLAHNMREIRKNAVSKDIIAVIKADGYGHGALDIAPTLLENGATRIAVAVLNEAVELRRGGIEEPIMVLGFTPPSLIDMLIRYDIEQTVYTYDLAKEISQLAKKKNKIAKIHIALDTGMGRIGFIPNEESIEQVYNISKLPNIIIEGLYSHFSSADEEDKAYTNMQLERYKDFYNKLAEKGVKINLRHIANSAAIIDMPQSHFEAVRPGIILYGYYPSQEVQKQKIDLKPVMSLKTNIVHIKDLPAGEYISYGRKFKTSRESVIATLPVGYADGYTRLLFNKAKVIINGNFVPVIGRICMDQCMVDVTDIKDVKVGDEVILMGEQGDLKFTADHIAELLGTINYEVTCMISKRVPRVYIKGGKVVKIRNYV; translated from the coding sequence TTGTTTAGACACTTAAGACCTGTATGGGCAGAGGTTGATTTAGACAGACTGGCTCATAATATGAGGGAAATAAGAAAAAATGCAGTAAGCAAGGATATAATTGCAGTGATAAAGGCTGATGGCTATGGTCATGGAGCGCTGGATATTGCACCAACTTTACTGGAAAACGGTGCTACAAGAATTGCAGTAGCAGTTTTAAACGAAGCTGTAGAGCTTAGACGAGGTGGAATCGAGGAGCCGATTATGGTTTTAGGCTTTACACCGCCAAGTCTTATAGATATGCTGATTAGGTATGATATAGAGCAGACAGTTTATACTTACGATTTAGCAAAGGAAATATCACAGCTTGCAAAAAAGAAAAATAAGATAGCAAAGATACACATTGCCCTTGATACAGGCATGGGCAGAATAGGCTTTATTCCAAACGAGGAAAGCATAGAACAGGTATATAATATAAGCAAGTTGCCAAATATAATCATTGAAGGCTTATATTCTCACTTTTCTTCAGCTGATGAAGAAGATAAGGCTTATACTAATATGCAGCTTGAAAGATACAAGGATTTTTATAATAAATTAGCTGAAAAAGGTGTTAAGATTAACCTTAGACATATAGCAAACAGTGCGGCAATAATAGACATGCCTCAATCCCATTTTGAGGCTGTAAGACCAGGTATTATATTATATGGTTATTATCCTTCTCAAGAAGTGCAAAAACAAAAAATTGATTTAAAGCCAGTAATGTCATTAAAAACAAACATAGTCCACATAAAAGACCTTCCTGCTGGGGAATATATAAGCTATGGAAGGAAATTTAAGACATCTAGGGAAAGTGTTATAGCTACCTTGCCTGTAGGTTATGCAGATGGTTATACTAGATTATTATTTAACAAGGCTAAGGTTATAATTAATGGAAACTTTGTCCCTGTTATTGGAAGGATTTGCATGGATCAATGCATGGTAGATGTGACGGATATTAAGGATGTCAAGGTTGGCGATGAGGTTATTCTGATGGGTGAACAGGGAGATTTAAAATTTACAGCAGACCATATAGCCGAGCTTTTAGGAACCATAAACTATGAAGTTACCTGCATGATAAGCAAGAGAGTTCCTAGGGTTTATATAAAGGGCGGGAAGGTTGTAAAAATAAGAAACTACGTTTAA
- the acpS gene encoding holo-ACP synthase, protein MIIGVGVDIVEIRRIVEAIERNENFIDKLFDKEEIEYLRSRGMRPEYVAGRFAAKEAVSKALGTGIRGFSFKDIVIDRTALGKPIVVLKGKAKLLAQKNGNYKIHISISHGQDSAIAYAVLESVGDEEKNYEAGNRNGNEGNR, encoded by the coding sequence ATGATTATCGGGGTTGGAGTAGATATTGTTGAGATTAGAAGAATAGTAGAAGCTATAGAGAGAAACGAAAACTTTATAGATAAGCTTTTTGATAAAGAAGAAATTGAGTATTTAAGGAGCAGGGGAATGAGGCCGGAGTATGTTGCTGGAAGATTTGCAGCAAAGGAGGCTGTGTCAAAAGCTCTTGGTACTGGAATTAGAGGCTTTAGTTTTAAAGATATAGTAATAGATAGAACAGCACTTGGAAAACCTATTGTTGTACTAAAAGGAAAGGCTAAGCTTTTAGCGCAAAAAAATGGTAATTACAAAATACATATAAGCATTTCACATGGACAGGATAGTGCAATTGCCTATGCTGTTTTAGAAAGCGTTGGAGATGAGGAAAAAAATTATGAAGCTGGCAACAGGAATGGTAATGAAGGAAATAGATAA